The following coding sequences lie in one Camelus bactrianus isolate YW-2024 breed Bactrian camel chromosome 8, ASM4877302v1, whole genome shotgun sequence genomic window:
- the HS3ST5 gene encoding heparan sulfate glucosamine 3-O-sulfotransferase 5, translating to MLFKQQAWLRQKLLVLGSLAVGSLLYLVARVGSLDRLQPICPIEGRFGARGQAEFPLRALQFKRGLLHEFRKGNTSKEQVHLHDLVQQLPKAIIIGVRKGGTRALLEMLNLHPAVVKASQEIHFFDNDENYAKGIEWYRKKMPFSYPQQITIEKSPAYFITEEVPERIYKMNSSIKLLIIVREPTTRAISDYTQVLEGKERKNKTYYKFEKLAIDPNTCEVNTKYKAVRTSIYTKHLERWLKYFPIEQFHIVDGDRLITEPLPELQLVEKFLNLPPRISQYNLYFNATRGFYCLRFNIIFNKCLAGSKGRIHPEVDPSVITKLRKFFHPFNQKFYQITGRTLNWP from the exons ATGCTATTCAAACAGCAGGCGTGGCTGAGACAGAAGCTCCTGGTGCTGGGAAGCCTTGCTGTTGGGAGTCTCCTGTATCTAGTCGCCAGAGTTGGGAGCTTGGATAG GCTACAACCCATTTGCCCCATCGAAGGCCGATTCGGAGCCCGTGGTCAAGCTGAATTCCCCTTGCGTGCCCTGCAGTTTAAGCGCGGCCTGCTGCACGAGTTCCGGAAGGGCAACACTTCCAAGGAGCAGGTGCACCTTCATGACCTGGTCCAGCAGCTCCCCAAGGCCATTATCATCGGGGTGAGGAAAGGAGGCACGAGGGCCCTGCTTGAGATGCTGAACCTCCATCCGGCAGTGGTCAAAGCCTCTCAAGAAATCCACTTTTTTGACAATGATGAGAATTACGCCAAGGGCATTGAGTGGTATAGGAAAAAGATGCCTTTTTCCTACCCTCAGCAAATCACAATTGAAAAGAGCCCAGCATATTTTATCACAGAGGAGGTTCCAGAAAGGATTTACAAAATGAACTCATCCATCAAGTTGTTGATCATTGTCAGGGAGCCAACCACAAGAGCTATTTCTGATTATACTCAGGtgctagaggggaaggagaggaagaataaAACTTATTACAAGTTTGAGAAGCTGGCCATAGACCCCAATACCTGCGAAGTAAACACAAAGTACAAGGCAGTAAGAACCAGCATCTACACCAAACATCTGGAAAGGTGGTTGAAATACTTTCCAATTGAGCAATTTCACATCGTCGACGGAGATCGCCTCATCACGGAACCCCTGCCAGAACTTCAGCTTGTGGAGAAGTTCCTAAATCTTCCCCCAAGGATAAGTCAATACAATTTATATTTCAATGCTACCAGAGGGTTTTACTGCTTGCGATTTAACATTATCTTTAATAAGTGCCTGGCGGGCAGCAAGGGGCGCATTCATCCAGAGGTGGACCCCTCTGTCATTACCAAATTGCGCAAATTCTTTCACCCTTTCAATCAAAAGTTTTACCAGATCACTGGGAGGACATTGAACTGGCCCTGA